The Chrysoperla carnea chromosome X, inChrCarn1.1, whole genome shotgun sequence genome includes a region encoding these proteins:
- the LOC123302863 gene encoding uncharacterized protein LOC123302863 produces MEKPYAVVHFFEQNTYSEIPSNWLMATDESTGITECKWPPTLIKNFNFQFKNRITPADNWNTYKVKIVRYCDTLIQARKAAEDSESSASEAPRGKGHRSKLPSATAAAAATSKHSLTADNVSSDNENDRSDNGKKPVNSPVNDEFLMDDTLVSDHSKSMTSESDSLIIDGDDDKHKLDSCLRLLGTLMVDMRDLKERVVANNDANNHGEVLNEIRSNIKNDLPLNSKEEVSAFNTKLLESKNYCQEFVKVIKQIGGAHGKEYTERVLNTIFSTSFAAENSWEGKKTKYKLNDLKVVKTCEEVILEKFPPWSSAEFSKVGTNWFRLGNQRAGLQNKQIQKQKKHEDTTNNDLE; encoded by the exons atggaaaaaccATATGCAGTGGTtcattttttcgaacaaaatacATATTCCGAAATTCCAAGTAATTGGCTTATGGCCACTGATGAATCAACTGGAATAACTGAGTGCAAATGGCCGCCCAcactcattaaaaattttaattttcaatttaaaaaccgAATCACACCTGCCGATAATTGGAATACTTATAAAGTAAAGATTGTGCGATATTGcg ATACATTGATTCAAGCAAGAAAAGCTGCCGAGGATTCTGAAAGTTCAGCTTCTGAAGCTCCACGAGGAAAGGGACACCGATCGAAGTTGCCTTCAGCTACGGCTGCTGCTGCTGCTACTTCTAAACATTCTCTCACTGCAGATAATGTTAGCTCTGATAATGAAAATGACAGAAGTGATAATGGTAAAAAACCAG TAAATAGTCCagttaatgatgaatttttaatgGACGATACTTTAGTTAGTGATCATAGTAAATCTATGACCTCTGAATCTGATAGTCTTATAATTGATGGTGACGATGATAAAC aCAAGTTGGACTCGTGTTTAAGGCTTCTCGGCACATTAATGGTGGACATGAGAGATCTGAAGGAAAGAGTAGTAGCAAATAATGATGCTAATAATCATGGTGAGGTGCTGAATGAAATTAGGTCGAACATAAAAAATGATCTACCTCTGAATTCTAAGGAAGAAGTTTCTGCCTTTAACACAAAACTGTTAGAGtcgaaaaattattgtcaaGAATTT GTAAAAGTCATTAAGCAAATTGGAGGAGCACACGGTAAAGAGTATACTGAAAGGGTACTCAATACAATATTTTCTACATCATTTGCAGCTGAGAACTCGTGGGAAGGAAAAAAAACCAAGTATAAGCTTAATGATTTAAAAGTGGTTAAAACTTGCGAAG agGTAATATTAGAAAAGTTTCCTCCGTGGAGCAGTGCGGAATTTTCTAAAGTTGGAACAAATTGGTTCCGATTGGGAAATCAAAGAGCAGGTCTTCAAAATAAGCAGATACAAAAACAGAAGAAACATGAAGATACAACGAACAATGATTTAGAATAG